A segment of the Anopheles cruzii chromosome 2, idAnoCruzAS_RS32_06, whole genome shotgun sequence genome:
CCTCGTTATCTCGTATTGTGGCAGCCAACTTGCGACGGGAAGGACACTAAAAACATAAGTCACCCCAAGCCGGCCCGGGAAAACGGGATGATGGCGCTcactagagagagagagcgagagagagagcgaagagacacacgcacacgaagcCAGTAGTCCTGGTCCACAAatacacggacacggaacgtCGATGAACTAATATCATCTAGGGACCCTACCCCTCCGACAGCGTCCTTCATCGTGTGCGGTCCTTCCCCCTATAGCACGCCGGGACGGgatctggccggccggtccacGTGTCTTTcaacccgccgccggccggcattAGGATGTGccataaaattttatggttATTTTCTTCATCCAGTGCCCCGGGGCCCCGCAACCCGAagccgacaacaacaacaacgggggAAAACTCCCGGCAAATGCACGCCCCACAACAGAGTTCGAGTTTTGTCGGCCCGGTCTGGAACTACCCAAATCTGCCGTCGAAACCTTGTTCTCCTtggctctcgctcgctctgcgTCGGCCAATGACGAACGGAAGACGAACTGGCTCGTTACGggaagaagtaaaaaaaaaaaccaacggcGGACAAACAGAATCCGGCGGCGGGTTGGCCTGGCGAGACAATGATTTTGGAGTCGGTCTCAGAGAGCTTCTCGGACGACGCCCGGTGTCCGCTCGTAATCAACTTGGACTTGATGTGTGTATCCGCTCTCTCTATCCCCGGCTCCCCGTGGGCGTCCGGAAAACATCATTCGCAATTGCATTGGTCTGACTTTTCCCGAGCCGAGGCTGCAACACAACCGtaacaccgacaccgaggcCGGGAGCGCAACGAGGTTATGTCTGTACCATTTTACCGTTTTTTAACATTGCTCCCTTTGATTATATTTCCCCTTTTCCCacccggcgaaccggcgaaccggcgtGCCATGCCGCCATGGTGGGATCGGGCGTTGATTGGGGTGGTCTTTTGCCCGGTGCAGAGTTTGGTGGTTCTGCCCATCTCGCCCATGGCTGGCTTTCTCGATACTTTTCCTACTACTTTTCCACTTCCATTTCCGGTTGGATTTTACGGTCATTTAAaccaccgcccggtggtggtggcagtgggAGAGGCCATTTTTCCAACTCGCTAAAGAGAGATTATTTGGACAATCtgtggtgcgcgcgcggcgcacaTTGGGCGTTTGATTGGGTTCATCCCGCCCCTGTTCCGGGCCGGAAAAACAGAGACTAGCCAGCTGGCTGGGCTATAGGCAACCGAAGGTCGGCGCTGTTATCCTTTATTCAACTGGGAGATGGAACAGTGATTGAACTCTGTTTTCGAAGCGTTtgcaaaactgaaacaaacaattttttagAGAAGCTAGCTTTGTTCGAAGTGAGATGCGCGTGTTGTGAACCAACCTTTCAGCCAACGACAAAGGAGGCGACAGTATTCTCAGCAGGCTTGGTTTCGAGAAGATCGACAGTTTGAAAATCAATACACAAAACGTCAAATTTGCGTCACTCGAAAactgtttgccattttgttaTAAAAGGATTTTTTGGTACCAAATCCTGCTTCAGAGCGGGGAATCCATTGAAGCAAACGCAAGCTTCGTGAACAGTCTCTTCCCGTCACGTGCACGTGACTCACGCGACGTATTACCGACGGAAATGTCCTTTGAATTTTAACGAGTGCAGTTTCCCGACTCGACTCGCTTTGGCGATGACAAGGCGCAAAGACCAagaaaattattgtttcttcCACCGTCAATGTGGCCTGCTCTTGAGTTGAAACCCCGTCAGATTTGTTTAGCTGCACCTGAAGGAAAACCCACAAACGTTGTATACCCAGCAGCCCTTCAATAAATACCACTGTAATCAATGATTTTCCCAGTAAACTCGCCACTCGAGCAGAGCTAGTTATCAATAAATTAGTAACAAAAACTGCACACTGACTCCGGATCGGAGATGTACATAAAATTCGACCCAGTCCTTTCAATTATGTATGGCATGTCGTCGTCCGACCGACAAAGAACGAGCCTACCTGGTTCGgtttgcagcaacaacaactgtcGTTTAGCATAGCCAATATGGCCACTGCACAGCACTGCGGATGTGACTTTGGAATTCATTAACTTTTTAACGAACGAGAACTAATTACATATTTATAAGCTGCAAACACAACTTTCCATCATCACTATCATTATGTGCGTGCCGTTCTACACAATCCGTAGTAATATAATTCGTATTCCTAAATTAGCAATATGTAGCCTCGTTCGGGCAGCATTACAATAGGAACGATAAAAAACAACAGCTTCCCGCCGCAAGTCCGCAATGTCGCATTTTGCCAGTCAAGGCTTCAAGGCCCAACTtccaacgaaaccaaaaacatgTCCTTCTTACTGTCTTTCAACCCGAAGCCACTCTGTAATGGTCTGGCCACGCGCATTCATGTATGCAACTAGGTCGATCccatccggatccgggcgTCGGTACCACATTTGCCCATTAGCCTGGGCTGAggataacgacgacgacgacgacgacggcgggacCCCAAAATTTCCCCGGAGCGTTATCCCCCCCGAAATCCAAGGAACTGTCTCCACGGGTAGTGCGCACTCCGCGCGCGGTGCTGTTCCGTCGGTTCCATACGGTGGCCCCAGGGTGGGATTAATTAAATCTAATATTTTTACCGTACAATACATCCTGTCTTCCTTATGCTGCGCCGCGGGCCGGCTGGTTCCCAACTCCAATCCCTGTCGGCCCACAGAGAAATTTACTTCCCAACCCGGTGGTGTGGTGCTGTCCCGCATGGAGAAGCACAGCCCGCCAGGACAACTCCCCGCGGGATGTCACACACAGGGTAGCTtcggccgaaaccgaaagtagGCCAACCGGCGGAAAATATGTGCGTTTTGGCGTTAAATTCGGTGGCGATCCGGGTCCGATTTTATGCGCTCCCGGCGTTCCCACTGTTAGTGTCCTGTTTTTCGCAGCACGCGCCACTAATAGAGCAATAACTTTGACCACCGTGGGGTGTCCCCGCAGGACCCACCGTGGGACCCCATTTTTCCCGGTCGATCGCTTGGAGGTTGGATATGCCAAAACCTTCAGAATCTTCACTTACCGATAACATCGAGCCGGGCCGGTGGGGAAGCGACCCGGGCGCCGGAAGCTCGGGCCGTCGCCAGGCACACGTAGTCGCCCCGATCGAGCGTTCCGTTGGCGGCCCGGATGTGCAGGTTGGAACCATTCTGGTAGATCCGTTGCGGTCTGTCGCGTTGCCGTCCatgcaccgaaaccggaacaccTGCCGAGGGGCAACGGTCACATTAGAGCTGATGGATACTGCGCAAGCAACTGAGGACGCCACCGGGGGTGCAACTTACCGTTTAATGTCCAGGAAAAATCGATCTCATCATCGAACAGGGCACGGCACTCGAACGTAACCGCTTCCCCTTCGTACACCTGGCGGCTCTGGGGTGTCACGGTGAACTGGAACTCGCACTGAACCGAATCTGTGTGTCGTGAAGGAGACGAAGAAATATTTGATGAGAAAAAAGCGTTGCGGAACTACGAAACGGTGTGATTTAGTCTAAAATTCTGATAAGACTTTGTCGGAAGTAGGCACAGGAAGCAGGAGTTCCGACAGAGGGTGCTGAAAGCGTTAAACGATTTTCTATCAACACGCGATATCTCGGCGGAACCACTCGGCGACGAAACTAGTGTCGTCATCAAGTTCCGATGGGGGCTCAGGTGTGTTCGGCGAGCGAACCAAGATTGCCTATCTACCTTTGCTGGGGGAACGCCATCTACTAGGGCGAAAGGAGAACGATCTTATCGGAAGGGCAGAGGCCCTGCCTCTTCGCGGACTACCGGAGGGCATGAGGTGTGAAACTGATTTCTCTAGATTCACGATAAGCCCCGTCCTGCCTCGGTGCTCGTTCCGTTTGCCGTACCATTTTATgggattcgattttcgactTCCGCCAAAAACCGGTCCGGGAAAGcgtggttgctgctgccgattgcCAAAGTCGTGAAACCAACCGGGCCCTGGGTGGGAATTTTCTTTCGGGtgccacaaccacaacacagTAGCACCACCCGGTCCGCCGATAAGCGATTGTAAGCGTGCTCGGCTGGGAAATTATGTTGTTATCAATGGGTGTGGGCGTGCCATAAAATTGGGCTGAATAgaggtgcacacacacattaagtGCGTCGTCGAAAGGGGTTGCGTGGCGGTCCTTGGGAAAGGGTGAGCGGTTTATGGCGCACACGCTGGCGCAAATTTGCCAAACACGGCTCggggttccttttttatcATGCGTCGCCGAGTTTGTGCCGAGTTCCGCTGTTCAATTTATCGTAAATTCGTGCTTCGAAAGGCCATCGAAATACGGTTGTTGCTCACGTTACTGCTCAGCAATTGAGGTATGAAGTATGCATTCAAATTTGGCCCCGGAATGAGCTTTGAAAAAGTGTCCGTCCGCACAGACGATCCTGTTTTTTCCATGGATCAGGCATCCAGCCAAGCTCAAAATTATCATCATTgtggaccgtttcgaaaaacTCATTCAAAAAACTCATAAATCCCTCACTAAAATTAACCAGTTGTCCGCACGGCCGCCATTGCATGGGGATTACAAGCGAAAGTCGACCAAACGGAGCACATTATGACTTTCATTATCCGCTGTTGAGCCACAAAAGCCATTATAGCCTGGGCCGGATTAAACCCGGATGCAccgccgggcggccggtcaccaccgtgccgtggccatgGGTTTTTTGTGGCAAAAATTGCACGCCCAATTTGGCTTTTTGCGGTGAACCTCGGTGGACCTCGGtgaaaatttcaattaataaCCCAAATGGCCGTCGCCGTAATGCaaaccgccggccagccgactCACTAATCCTCGCTTCTCGATCGGTGTTTTCATTCAAATTCCATTTCCGGAACGGCATTAGAAAAGAAAGTGCGGAACTGCGGATGACTCACTGCGGAAGGTGCCGACAGTTGCAGTTTCAGCTTTTGCGCAATCGCCACCGAGCTtcataaaaattaatgaagCACTTCAACCACCGAGAAAGAGGACGACGAGACTTTTTGGTCCCGGGAATGTCCGAAATCCTGCCATCCTCGGATTGATGCCCCATTCACGCAGACGATTTGCGTTGACAGGGCACACTTCCGGCGGGTTGGCAGAGGTTGCGTTTCCGACAACCTGCTGGTCACGGGAAAACGATGAATTTATCACCTgtcttttcatttttttcctaaAAATTTGCGAGTTTCGGCCACTTTCGGATTGCGTGCCGGCGAAAAGTTAATCCCAGCGGGCCACTTTATCGACAGCCGTTCAGCGGTTCCTTGGTAGAGTGGGGGTCCCTGGGTgcgggtgcgtgcgtgcaggTTTGCGATTTGTCACACGTGGCCACGCGGCACGCACTCGGATTCCGTGtcgaaagaaaacgaaagacagcCCCAGACAGGTCGGggtgttttgtatttttatttcccttcTTTGGCGAACACAAACAGGACAAAGTTCTAGCAGATGGCACGTCAACAAACCAACGGGTTCGTTGGTTTATGGACGACGCGGCACATCATTTCGGAGGAAATCCTAGAAACGGAACGCCAAACAAGGACAGACACCGGCGGCGTCCGACCCGCGAAATATGGCATCGAATCGATACTCCACGTTGAAGCTATGCAAATGGAACATTTAGCATTCGGTGCGGTCGCCGAGGCACGAATGAATTAATTTGGCCAGAGAAAATTCTTCGCTCTCCGGCGAGTTAGTCGCACAAGCGAACACTCCATTTTCTCCAAATGGATTAAACAAAGATACCACAGAATAGTTTTATACAATTAATTTCCAGTACATTTCACTCTGGCGGCGGACGGCGAGATGACGCTTCGCAACttatcgccggccggcccgtaACCCATTAACGGCGACGGGTCCAATAAAGTGGGCCCCCGGTTTTCTCTGATAACAAACCAGCGACGGCGAAACCTTTGCCGGGGCCATTCTGTGTGCCGACGCCAGAGCCGAAAGATCACTCGAAACAGATAAGAAAGGTCCATTCCGGCAAGGGAGCGGTGGAACGTCTTGAAGGAGAAGAATGTCGAAAGGGGGAGCTCCGGCGCTACACCTTGGGGCCGTTATCGTTGGGCGTGTGAAAGAAAACGCGCACAGCGGACGAGGAATTAATCGAAAAGTGCTGTTTTGGTTTGGCCTTTCTTATGttggcttcttcttttttcggcggttgcttttgtttttggcgaGAACCGTTTCTTAGAATGGCGATGCCCTTTGTTCGTCAGCAGACGCGTTGACGAGGGAAACATTTTTCAGGTGaagttaacaaaaaataacaaatttgaAAGATGCAGAAAGGCTTACCAAAAgtcaggagcagcagcagcaccgagatCCGGAACCACTTGGAGCACAACCACGATGGGGCCATTTCGGGACCGATTTCTGTGAAATATGCACCCAACACTCACAATCACACGCGCACTTGAGAAGGGAACGCGAAATGCCGGCTTTCCGGAGGCTCACTTCACCACCTCAATTGATGCACACACCTTCTCCAGCACAACTGCACTTCAACAGACCGGATACAAAAGGGATCACAGTGTGTCGATCAAGTGGCTCCCGATAATTGGTTTCGCCCGGACCGATCCTTTTGTAAGGCAAGGACTTGAGTGCACGCGGTGCACGGACTTCAGGCGGATGCACAATCGGGTTGCCGGATCGATGATGCCGGACGCTGGATGCCGAAGCGCTGCATCTCGATTGGATTGGGTGGTGCACTCAGAACTTGGTCAAAGTAGCATTTGAGAAGCTTCCGAATTGACTAACTGCCCGTTTCAAATGGaatttttcacacacacacacacacacacgcagggaAGCACTCACATGTTTGGCCACTATCGAGGAAAACACTTTTCCTTTATGTCTGCCGGCTCCGGAGAAAAGTGCATCACATTCGCAAGTGCGGAGACACACTTGCCCAAAAAGGCCACTCTCTGCTCGGACCCTTCTTATGCCGGTATAGATTTTTCTATCCCCCGAACGCTAGTTGTTACACGCTTCTATCTGCAGATTCACCGGCAAGAATTGAAAACGCCGCAAGAGCGCACAACCCTTTCCAACAAACAACTTTTTCAAACAATTCTTTTCCAAAGTTGCAAACGCAAATgtgcaaattgttttccaaccggaaccggtaaACACGGAAAACGGGAAAGTCGCGCACACTAAAACGCGTCCTAATCCGGTGAAAGTTGTCTATCTTCACTTTTGTTAATTTCGGTTTATGCAAGCCTATCTTACCCCTAcgaaacggagagagagaactttTCTCtcaacatttttcactttctgacgacgacgacgtttgttttgaaatgatgaatgttgtttttatgaaactgaacctaactaagacactgcgaacctaactttgatgacgaacctgacacccgagtcacTCACAGTTCATCTGGCACTCAATTTCTTCCTCGTgaattttgtccacaagaatgaattttgtccgcaagaattcattttgtccacaagaatgaattttgtccacaagaattCATCCGTAAATCCTAAAAGTaactcacgaattcatccgtcatgcgcactgtggggaatttataTCGGATAGTGCacatatttaaaatgttttaatctaaTGCCTTATGAATTTAAACAAGGatatgaaatgatcgatgtGCTTAACCcattgcgtttgtgggaattATTACCATCCAAATTATTACTCCTGAACTATTATTGCAACGTTTGATAGAGTACTAATGagccttttttcatccaaactcaaagcgatattatctacttgattaaatacatgaacaatcgcgatatcgtcgttaatgttttcctccatgataaagaaatcttttacaaaaatagtaaCTTGTTTGAGTTGCTTTATGTCCGCTATTTACCCACAGTGCAACatgaacaaaattgagtgcccgagTGACCGATGAGTGCCAATTATGTTCACTgggtaagaatgaatttgaaaatcccgaacaatcccgaacaaatcccgaacaaatcccgaaTAACGAATACGCATACATTCTTACGTACAAATTCATGCACCAACACAACGCTGGCGAAAGTcttcatctttttcttttcttcatctttcatctcttttcgTCAAGCTTTTCGTCAGCacctgaaaaaaaaacacgttgggttgttcattaagttttgcgggaacattttgaaaatggcaaacatttatggaattcataaattggagtcACCTTAGAACATGTGTATTGATGCTccggaaggccatactgaataaaaaagtgtgtttcaaacccTAAAGTTCTGTCCTTCATATGAATTTtacttattttattattgaattgttactgttttgttgtttatttttcaacgGCCGATTTGAATGCATAAACTGACAGTTGTTTGACTTCGAATTTCGAAAATCAAGCGTGGATTTGAAGTGACATATTGTCATTTTGTGATTCTTTACCGTATATTGAAATATACTATACGTATTGATTCGAACATTCGAAAATGCGGTTACCCGAATAAATCGCAGTAGCCACAAACGATTGGCACATTTTTGGCTTTTGTGAACTTGTCTCCgcatcaaattaaaattatgaaaacgCGTACCACTTCACGGAAAGATGGACAAGGGGTTAAGAAATTTCCCATGAAGCAGCAACGAAAGCGCAAAATTAAGCAACCGACGCGCCGCGAAGAAAGCCCTCAGCCGGGGACTTCCGGAATGACGAACAgaccgccaccatcatcgtcgaagACCACCGTCGTACCAGCGACGAGGTACGACATTACGGCCATGGATATTCCGGTGGAAGCTCGACGGCCAGTGATCTGCGACGGCGAAAATTTGGCCTACGACGACATCACCGAACGTTACATTGCCGAGCGGATTCTTTCTGCCGTTACCTGGTTTGAAGGAATTGGCCACCAAGTTCTGGTGCTCGTGCCGGAATACCTGCACAACAGGCTGGACACTCCCGCTTTGCTCGCTAATCTGGCGAACCAGGTTCAAGTCGAAGTCGTACCGTGCACGCACACGGGACGCGGCACGAATTATGATTTTGAAGTCGCACTTTTGCAGCGTGCCAGAGATACGGACGCTGCCGTTGTATCGGAGCGTTCGTTTCGCACGTCCTACTCGTCGTTTAGCGAAATCGTCCTGGGGCGCGTCACCGGATTTTGCTTCTATCGTAATCGAATATTCATCCCCGTTGACCCGTATGGACGCGCCGGGCCTTGGTTGCGGGTGATCCTGCGGAAATCCTAATAAAATCAAATGCCGCTCCCTTCGGATAGTGTTCAAATCGATTCCCATTGTCTTCAACTCCCAATGTGAACATTTTATCaaccatcggccgccgccccTTCCGGATGGgtcaattttatttattggccACAACATACGCATACACCGATGGCCGAAAGAAATACAAAAAGCCACTCGTCTCCTCCATGAGGCCAAAGTtgggtgtatgtgtgcgtcGAGGCAGGTTTTACTAAGAAAAATTTCGCTACATTGATACAAAATATCGTCGATTGCTCCTCGCCATGGCAGGAATTAGCAACGTTCAGTATTTTACAGAATATAATAGGTAGAGAGAATGCAACGCTAAGCTTCGCGTTCCTGTACGTGCCGTAGCGCTAACTGGATGGACAGCTGGAGGGGGCGCATGTTTCCAGACAAAAATGGAGGGCATCAGGACGAGGACGATTACAAAAGGGAAGACACAAACACGGCAAAATTTCACCTTCTTCTGCCCACGCGGTGGAGGAGAAGCAAAACGAGGAGAAAAATGTCGACCGAGGACAGCGTCGAAGTAAATTCGGTATCAAAATCTGTGCAATGATGCTGCGCGGAAGAGCGGTTGATGGGCCACGAGTCTCTGCTTTCTTCGCCGACCTTCGTTTTCCCTAGAGATCGTCATCGCCGATCCACTCGAACGCTTCGTTGTGCACCGAGTCCTTTCCGTTCCGGAACCTTACCGTTGTGTTAAACTCCTTCAGCTTGCGTCGGATGAAAGAGGacccgttggtggtggtggtgctggagtGCTGGTTCGATGTACCATTGCTATTATCACTCTGTACCGGAGAAGAAAGTTATGTGGGTCAAAACACAGACAAGCGAATGTTAGAGATCGATGCGTGGGGAATTGCTATAGGGTCACCTTCAACTCACATTTGCTACGTTGCAGAGAGTATCTGTGGAACTGGAATCCGTCATGCAGTGGTTGGAACCATCGCGTCTAATGTACGAAAGCGGCGCGTACTCCACGTGCTGTGGGCTCTGCAGAAAGGCAACCTACGTTAGCAAATGGTCGGGCAGGAAGGCTGACGCCGGAGTCGGTTACCTGTAAATGGGAAGGATCGGATCCATTCTTCTGGTTCAGCAGCTCGTCAACGATCGACTGAAGGCACACGGACATAAGCATCGACTGTTCGCTGTAGATGGTGATCCACTTGAGTTGGTTCTTCGCCATCAAGTACTCGAACGAAAGTTCCAGCCCGATGAGCACCGACTTTTGTGGCGCTTGACTGTGAGATTGATGGCCGTTCGTGGGTTGATCCTCATTCTGCAAcaagttcggttcggttcggttcgaatgGCTAGTAAAACGAAACGCGCAGCGATGCTTACCGCATGGATGGGAGTAACGCGCCAGCAGCGGATTCGCGTCACTTTGAATTTGGTTTCTTGCACATCGTCGCCGCAGAAGGTCAGCAGATTCAACTCCTTATTGCCGAGCACGACCGTCGCCATGGTGTTCGGTTCCGGATAGTCGACACAGGCACGCGGAAACTGTAGGCAACCGTACAGGGGCAGCTTTCGCACGATCTCCAGGTACTCGCTCTTGTTGCCCCGCACCTGAATGTTGGTCAGCTCTTCGAGCAGATCGCGCGTCGTAACGATCCAACCCCGATCGACATCGCTCAGCGCCTGGAGGTAGAGCAGATTGAGCGCAATCCGGTCACGCATCAGCTCCAGATCGTAGCACGGATCCCAATAGCCGGTCCGCAGCACCAGCCGGCAGTTGTCCCAGCGTTTCTGCGAAATGAACGGCGCCTCAAAGTCCATCAGGCGCTTTACGATCGTCAGCTCGCCGCTCGCCTCCTTGCGCATCAGATAGAGAGCAAAGTAGCAGAGCCGCTCGGGCGACAGATCGATCAGGGCGCACGCCTTCTCCAGCACCTTCGCCGAGCAGTCCGTCGTGTAGACGCTGGCCGCGATCCGGTAGCCATTCATGAGGTAAACGTCCAGCGTTACCTCGCTGCACTCGGTGAAGGACGATTCTTGCTGGGACTTTAGCAGAAAGGCGCGCAACAGCTCCGACCGACATAGTACCGGATCTTGGCCAACTGTACATTTGGGGCGCGAAAAGACAGAGAGGCGTTGTTAGTCATTCCGGCAAAGGTTCCGGATTTGAATCTCGCTTACCTAGCTGTATGTAGCGCTCCAAACTTAGCCGTCGTTGTTCGATCTGATTTGGTGTGAGCGAAAGCAACTTTTTCGGCGGAAAGCTGGGCAAAACCATCGACGATGGCAGGGACCGCTTGAGCTGCTCGTGGAGACTGTGTAGCTGCTTGTACCGAAGGCAACAGTGAAAACTGCCATTGATATGAATGTTAAAGCCCTGCAACGGTACGGAATGTACAGAAAACAGATATGAGTGAACCATGAATCATTAGCTGCTTAACTGAAACGCCATTTTGGTGCACTACGGTACCATTACTCATTTTCGTTACTCACAGAATGGTGccacacaaacaacaaacaactttgtagacaaacaaataaaattttatttcttaattCAACCCAACTTAAAGGTGTAGgatgttacatttttttcccATAATTATGTGTCTACACATATTGTTTagataaatttttcatcctcatttTCGTTACACTTATTGCTCCTTCGTCGAATCAAAATGTTCCAACATCCGTTTTCGCAGAAAGGCAAAAACAAGTGTAAAGGGTAAAAAAATGACCGGCAATACTACCCAATAAAGACCCGCGGTCGACATTCCGTTTCCCCCGAAAAGATCGATTTCAGCGCATTAAATGCGTACCCGCGAGCAGTATGCGTGTTGAGAGGTCGTGTTATTTTTTTCGGGGGCCAATGTTTATACATTTGCTTCACTGTCGGCCCCAAAAATGCGGCCGAAAATAGAACCGCACAGGAGAAAAACATTATTGAATGTGGGACTGCAAGCAAAGGGCATTCGACTTTGGAATCGAACAAACATATCGCAATTACACCGCTCCGCAATTGGATCAACAAGCGATGGCAAACagcaaacccaaacccaaccgCTAGTACGGTGTTGTGCTTCGAAATTTTGCTTTTCGGGCTCCATTTGAATAGGCAGCGACGTGCGG
Coding sequences within it:
- the LOC128278122 gene encoding sorting nexin-17, with the protein product MHFSIPSTQEFGSEGSGSSFTGFNIHINGSFHCCLRYKQLHSLHEQLKRSLPSSMVLPSFPPKKLLSLTPNQIEQRRLSLERYIQLVGQDPVLCRSELLRAFLLKSQQESSFTECSEVTLDVYLMNGYRIAASVYTTDCSAKVLEKACALIDLSPERLCYFALYLMRKEASGELTIVKRLMDFEAPFISQKRWDNCRLVLRTGYWDPCYDLELMRDRIALNLLYLQALSDVDRGWIVTTRDLLEELTNIQVRGNKSEYLEIVRKLPLYGCLQFPRACVDYPEPNTMATVVLGNKELNLLTFCGDDVQETKFKVTRIRCWRVTPIHANEDQPTNGHQSHSQAPQKSVLIGLELSFEYLMAKNQLKWITIYSEQSMLMSVCLQSIVDELLNQKNGSDPSHLQSPQHVEYAPLSYIRRDGSNHCMTDSSSTDTLCNVANSDNSNGTSNQHSSTTTTNGSSFIRRKLKEFNTTVRFRNGKDSVHNEAFEWIGDDDL